From one Pristis pectinata isolate sPriPec2 chromosome 12, sPriPec2.1.pri, whole genome shotgun sequence genomic stretch:
- the inpp5f gene encoding phosphatidylinositide phosphatase SAC2 isoform X1 has product MELFQAKDHYIVQSGEKALWCSRKDGSLQVRPATDLLLAWNPICLGLVEGVIGKIQLHTDFAWRLLLIRQKALVGKLPGEHEVYKITKIVVIPLSEAEPQDLELELCKKHHFGINKTEKITQSPDDSKFLLKTFSQIKCNVAVPIKKKAKENKEKERLERRLLEELIKMFMDSDSFYYSQSYDLTNSIQRQSASEKEETSLWRRVDDRFFWNKYMMDDLIQLNDPKADFWIVPIIQGFVQIEELVVNYNESSDDEKSSPETPSQEQCVDDIHPRFLVAIISRRSRHRAGMRYKRRGVDENGNVANYVETEQLIHVHSHTLSFVQARGSVPLFWSQIGYRYNPRPRLDKPEEETISKFAAHFEEQLKIYKKQVIVSLVDQTGREKIIGDAFLRHVLLYNNPNLTYVTFDFHEHCRGMKFENVQTLTDAISDIITDMKWGWVDQAGEICRQEGIFRVNCMDCLDRTNVVQAAIARVVMEQQLKKLGVMPPEQPLPQKCYRIYQIMWANNGDAISRQYAGTAALKGDFTRTGERKLAGMMKDGYNSANRYYLNRFRDAYRQAVIDPMQGIPVTEDLYSIFSKEKEHEALHKRNQRSQQEQISFLLQNYMKLLLPDNEKFHGGWALIDCDPSLIDATHRDVDVLLLLSNCAYYVAYYDDEVDKVNQYQRLSLEDLERIEIGPEPTLFGKPKFNCMRLHYKHNGISGYFHTLRAVTRNPEEDGKDTLQCIAEMLQLTKQGLGIDVPILEKKLERKRSKPHEDILGIQSKSQASSSTSLTQGKNFLINKFSSLNQKVKQTKSNVTIGNLRRLGNFSKPDVKVSFLKPNLRVNLWKSDSSLGSSDSPVPVSKDETDSDIEISSDTDSYEPDGFLSNSKSDEDCQLSDSEDVGPCDYVLPSCGIVATGPRSRLGSRSHSIGSTDFSIPHNASEIHLTQTNPEHKGEVVINVPPSDKAPTGDDVLVDFNTPIDTYCHQFVEDAQHKSPEACVADLVFQQEQQESSNSGLGATSNTEPEVMDVHLPRPSELAVSSASSNLPFLSVEPPYPAVLLDDNPACTSNQSEGEAGLQTAPSQPDDAGSRAVSPFAKIRSSMVQVANMTQAGLIQGVNFAVAKVQRTPENVTEGQHPQLKDMFSQCQTRIIQI; this is encoded by the exons CTCTGCAAGAAGCATCATTTTGGTATAAACAAAACTGAGAAGATAACCCAGTCTCCAGATGACTCCAAGTTTTTGCTCAAGACGTTTAGTCAAATCAAGTGTAATGTGGCTGTTCCAATCAAGAAAAAG gccaaggaaaacaaagaaaaggAACGTTTGGAACGAAGGTTGTTGGAAGAGCTTATCAAGATGTTCATGgattctgattcattttattATAGCCAGAGCTATGACCTTACAAATTCGATACAGAGACAAAGTGCTTCAGAGAAGGAAGAAACATCATTGTGGCGAAGG GTTGACGATAGATTTTTCTGGAATAAATACATGATGGATGATCTGATTCAGTTAAAT GATCCCAAAGCAGATTTCTGGATTGTTCCAATAATCCAAGGGTTTGTGCAGATTGAAGAACTAGTTGTCAATTATAATGAATCCTCAGATGACGAGAAGAGCAGTCCTGAAACTCCATCACAGGAGCAGTGTGTGGATGATATCCATCCAAGATTTCTAGTGGCAATCATTTCAAGGAGGAGTCGACACAGAGCAG GAATGCGCTACAAGCGTCGTGGTGTGGATGAGAATGGAAATGTGGCGAATTATGTGGAGACAGAGCAGCTGATCCATGTTCACAGTCACACCCTGTCATTTGTACAAGCCCGTGGATCAGTGCCTCTGTTCTGGAGTCAGATTGGGTATCGGTATAATCCTCGTCCACGACTGGACAAAC CTGAGGAGGAGacgatcagcaagtttgcagcaCACTTTGAGGAACAACTGAAAATTTACAAGAAGCAG GTTATTGTCAGCCTGGTAGATCAGACcggaagagagaaaataattggAGATGCTTTTCTTCGACATGTTCTACTCTACAACAACCCGAACCTCACATATGTGACCTTTGATTTTCATGAACACTG tcgaGGAATGAAGTTTGAAAATGTGCAGACGCTTACGGATGCCATCTCTGACATCATCACAGACATGAAGTGGGGCTG GGTTGACCAGGCTGGAGAGATTTGTAGGCAGGAAGGGATCTTCAGGGTGAACTGTATGGACTGTTTGGATCGGACGAATGTGGTTCAAGCTGCAATTGCTCGAGTGGTCATGGAACAGCAG CTGAAGAAACTGGGAGTGATGCCACCTGAGCAGCCGCTGCCTCAAAAGTGCTATCGGATTTATCAGATCATGTGGGCCAACAACGGAGATGCTATTAGCAGGCAGTATGCTGGGACAGCTGCTTTGAAG GGTGACTTCACAAGAACTGGAGAACGAAAGCTTGCAGGAATGATGAAGGATGGTTATAACTCCGCCAATCGGTATTACCTCAATCGCTTCCGTGATGCATACAGACAGGCTGTCATAG ATCCAATGCAGGGCATCCCAGTGACTGAAGATCTCTACTCCATCTTCAGCAAGGAGAAAGAGCATGAAGCCTTGCACAAACGCAATCAGAGGAGCCAGCAGGAACAGATCAGCTTCCTCTTGCAAAATTACATGAAACTGCTGTTACCTGACAATGAGAAGTTCCACGGAGGCTGGGCTCTGATAGATTGCGATCCAAG TCTTATTGATGCCACCCACAGGGATGTTGATGTACTGCTTCTCCTCTCCAATTGTGCCTACTATGTTGCATA CTATGATGATGAAGTTGACAAAGTGAACCAGTATCAGAGACTCAGCTTGGAAGATTTGGAGAGGATTGAAATTG GACCAGAGCCAACTTTATTTGGGAAGCCCAAGTTTAATTGTATGAGACTCCATTACAAGCACAATGGAATTAGTGGATACTTTCATACATTGAGAGCTGTGACTCGAAACCCTGAGGAGGATGGAAAAG ACACCCTTCAATGCATTGCAGAGATGCTTCAGCTTACAAAGCAGGGCCTGGGAATAGATGTGCCAATTCTGGAGAAGAAATTAGAGAG GAAACGTAGTAAGCCACATGAAGATATCCTTGGAATTCAATCCAAGAGTCAGGCTTCAAGCAGTACAAGCTTAACCCAAGGCAAGAACTTCCTTATCAACAAGTTTTCCTCCCTTAACCAGAAAGTCAAACAAACCAAATCCAACGTCACCATTGGAAATTTGCGCAGACTTGGCAACTTCTCAAAACCAGATGTGAAGGTCAGTTTCTTGAAACCAAATCTccgggtgaatctgtggaaatcagACAGTAGCCTGGGGAGTTCAGATTCCCCTGTACCAGTCTCTAAAGATGAAACTGATTCGGATATTGAGATCTCTTCTGACACGGACTCTTATGAACCTGATGGCTTCCTCTCCAATTCCAAATCGGATGAAGATTGCCAGCTGTCAGACTCCGAAGACGTAGGGCCTTGTGACTATGTGCTTCCCAGCTGTGGTATTGTTGCCACAGGACCTCGTTCACGGTTAGGCAGCCGATCACATTCGATTGGCAGCACAGATTTTAGTATACCGCATAATGCTTCAGAAATCCACTTAACTCAGACTAATCCTGAACACAAAGGTGAAGTTGTGATTAATGTCCCGCCTTCCGACAAGGCACCAACTGGTGATGATGTTCTCGTTGATTTCAACACTCCTATTGACACCTATTGTCACCAGTTTGTAGAAGATGCACAGCATAAATCTCCAGAAGCTTGTGTTGCAGATCTTGTTTTCCAGCAGGAGCAGCAAGAATCAAGCAATAGCGGCTTGGGAGCAACATCTAACACCGAACCTGAAGTGATGGATGTGCATTTACCAAGACCCTCTGAGCTGGCAGTATCCTCAGCTAGCTCTAATCTACCTTTCCTTTCAGTGGAACCACCGTATCCTGCTGTATTGCTAGATGACAATCCAGCCTGTACGTCCAATCAATCTGAAGGGGAGGCCGGGTTACAAACAGCTCCTTCCCAACCAGATGATGCAGGCAGCAGGGCTGTTTCACCGTTTGCTAAGATCCGAAGTTCAATGGTCCAAGTAGCAAACATGACCCAGGCAGGACTGATCCAGGGGGTAAACTTTGCTGTGGCAAAAGTCCAGCGAACCCCTGAAAATGTAACTGAGGGTCAACACCCCCAGCTAAAAGATATGTTTTCTCAGTGCCAAACGAGGATAATCCAGATTTAG
- the inpp5f gene encoding phosphatidylinositide phosphatase SAC2 isoform X2 translates to MRYKRRGVDENGNVANYVETEQLIHVHSHTLSFVQARGSVPLFWSQIGYRYNPRPRLDKPEEETISKFAAHFEEQLKIYKKQVIVSLVDQTGREKIIGDAFLRHVLLYNNPNLTYVTFDFHEHCRGMKFENVQTLTDAISDIITDMKWGWVDQAGEICRQEGIFRVNCMDCLDRTNVVQAAIARVVMEQQLKKLGVMPPEQPLPQKCYRIYQIMWANNGDAISRQYAGTAALKGDFTRTGERKLAGMMKDGYNSANRYYLNRFRDAYRQAVIDPMQGIPVTEDLYSIFSKEKEHEALHKRNQRSQQEQISFLLQNYMKLLLPDNEKFHGGWALIDCDPSLIDATHRDVDVLLLLSNCAYYVAYYDDEVDKVNQYQRLSLEDLERIEIGPEPTLFGKPKFNCMRLHYKHNGISGYFHTLRAVTRNPEEDGKDTLQCIAEMLQLTKQGLGIDVPILEKKLERKRSKPHEDILGIQSKSQASSSTSLTQGKNFLINKFSSLNQKVKQTKSNVTIGNLRRLGNFSKPDVKVSFLKPNLRVNLWKSDSSLGSSDSPVPVSKDETDSDIEISSDTDSYEPDGFLSNSKSDEDCQLSDSEDVGPCDYVLPSCGIVATGPRSRLGSRSHSIGSTDFSIPHNASEIHLTQTNPEHKGEVVINVPPSDKAPTGDDVLVDFNTPIDTYCHQFVEDAQHKSPEACVADLVFQQEQQESSNSGLGATSNTEPEVMDVHLPRPSELAVSSASSNLPFLSVEPPYPAVLLDDNPACTSNQSEGEAGLQTAPSQPDDAGSRAVSPFAKIRSSMVQVANMTQAGLIQGVNFAVAKVQRTPENVTEGQHPQLKDMFSQCQTRIIQI, encoded by the exons ATGCGCTACAAGCGTCGTGGTGTGGATGAGAATGGAAATGTGGCGAATTATGTGGAGACAGAGCAGCTGATCCATGTTCACAGTCACACCCTGTCATTTGTACAAGCCCGTGGATCAGTGCCTCTGTTCTGGAGTCAGATTGGGTATCGGTATAATCCTCGTCCACGACTGGACAAAC CTGAGGAGGAGacgatcagcaagtttgcagcaCACTTTGAGGAACAACTGAAAATTTACAAGAAGCAG GTTATTGTCAGCCTGGTAGATCAGACcggaagagagaaaataattggAGATGCTTTTCTTCGACATGTTCTACTCTACAACAACCCGAACCTCACATATGTGACCTTTGATTTTCATGAACACTG tcgaGGAATGAAGTTTGAAAATGTGCAGACGCTTACGGATGCCATCTCTGACATCATCACAGACATGAAGTGGGGCTG GGTTGACCAGGCTGGAGAGATTTGTAGGCAGGAAGGGATCTTCAGGGTGAACTGTATGGACTGTTTGGATCGGACGAATGTGGTTCAAGCTGCAATTGCTCGAGTGGTCATGGAACAGCAG CTGAAGAAACTGGGAGTGATGCCACCTGAGCAGCCGCTGCCTCAAAAGTGCTATCGGATTTATCAGATCATGTGGGCCAACAACGGAGATGCTATTAGCAGGCAGTATGCTGGGACAGCTGCTTTGAAG GGTGACTTCACAAGAACTGGAGAACGAAAGCTTGCAGGAATGATGAAGGATGGTTATAACTCCGCCAATCGGTATTACCTCAATCGCTTCCGTGATGCATACAGACAGGCTGTCATAG ATCCAATGCAGGGCATCCCAGTGACTGAAGATCTCTACTCCATCTTCAGCAAGGAGAAAGAGCATGAAGCCTTGCACAAACGCAATCAGAGGAGCCAGCAGGAACAGATCAGCTTCCTCTTGCAAAATTACATGAAACTGCTGTTACCTGACAATGAGAAGTTCCACGGAGGCTGGGCTCTGATAGATTGCGATCCAAG TCTTATTGATGCCACCCACAGGGATGTTGATGTACTGCTTCTCCTCTCCAATTGTGCCTACTATGTTGCATA CTATGATGATGAAGTTGACAAAGTGAACCAGTATCAGAGACTCAGCTTGGAAGATTTGGAGAGGATTGAAATTG GACCAGAGCCAACTTTATTTGGGAAGCCCAAGTTTAATTGTATGAGACTCCATTACAAGCACAATGGAATTAGTGGATACTTTCATACATTGAGAGCTGTGACTCGAAACCCTGAGGAGGATGGAAAAG ACACCCTTCAATGCATTGCAGAGATGCTTCAGCTTACAAAGCAGGGCCTGGGAATAGATGTGCCAATTCTGGAGAAGAAATTAGAGAG GAAACGTAGTAAGCCACATGAAGATATCCTTGGAATTCAATCCAAGAGTCAGGCTTCAAGCAGTACAAGCTTAACCCAAGGCAAGAACTTCCTTATCAACAAGTTTTCCTCCCTTAACCAGAAAGTCAAACAAACCAAATCCAACGTCACCATTGGAAATTTGCGCAGACTTGGCAACTTCTCAAAACCAGATGTGAAGGTCAGTTTCTTGAAACCAAATCTccgggtgaatctgtggaaatcagACAGTAGCCTGGGGAGTTCAGATTCCCCTGTACCAGTCTCTAAAGATGAAACTGATTCGGATATTGAGATCTCTTCTGACACGGACTCTTATGAACCTGATGGCTTCCTCTCCAATTCCAAATCGGATGAAGATTGCCAGCTGTCAGACTCCGAAGACGTAGGGCCTTGTGACTATGTGCTTCCCAGCTGTGGTATTGTTGCCACAGGACCTCGTTCACGGTTAGGCAGCCGATCACATTCGATTGGCAGCACAGATTTTAGTATACCGCATAATGCTTCAGAAATCCACTTAACTCAGACTAATCCTGAACACAAAGGTGAAGTTGTGATTAATGTCCCGCCTTCCGACAAGGCACCAACTGGTGATGATGTTCTCGTTGATTTCAACACTCCTATTGACACCTATTGTCACCAGTTTGTAGAAGATGCACAGCATAAATCTCCAGAAGCTTGTGTTGCAGATCTTGTTTTCCAGCAGGAGCAGCAAGAATCAAGCAATAGCGGCTTGGGAGCAACATCTAACACCGAACCTGAAGTGATGGATGTGCATTTACCAAGACCCTCTGAGCTGGCAGTATCCTCAGCTAGCTCTAATCTACCTTTCCTTTCAGTGGAACCACCGTATCCTGCTGTATTGCTAGATGACAATCCAGCCTGTACGTCCAATCAATCTGAAGGGGAGGCCGGGTTACAAACAGCTCCTTCCCAACCAGATGATGCAGGCAGCAGGGCTGTTTCACCGTTTGCTAAGATCCGAAGTTCAATGGTCCAAGTAGCAAACATGACCCAGGCAGGACTGATCCAGGGGGTAAACTTTGCTGTGGCAAAAGTCCAGCGAACCCCTGAAAATGTAACTGAGGGTCAACACCCCCAGCTAAAAGATATGTTTTCTCAGTGCCAAACGAGGATAATCCAGATTTAG